In the Sarcophilus harrisii chromosome 1, mSarHar1.11, whole genome shotgun sequence genome, one interval contains:
- the RPS6 gene encoding 40S ribosomal protein S6 gives MKLNISFPATGCQKLIEVDDERKLRTFYEKRMATEVSADALGEEWKGYVVRISGGNDKQGFPMKQGVLAHGRVRLLLSKGHSCYRPRRTGERKRKSVRGCIVDANLSVLNLVIVKKGEKDIPGLTDTTVPRRLGPKRASRIRKLFNLSKEDDVRQYVVRKPLNKEGKKPRTKAPKIQRLVTPRVLQHKRRRIALKKQRTQKNKEEAAEYAKLLAKRMKEAKEKRQEQIAKRRRLSSLRASTSKSESSQK, from the exons ATGAAG CTCAACATCTCTTTCCCAGCCACTGGCTGTCAGAAACTCATTGAAGTCGATGATGAAAGAAAGCTACGGACCTTTTATGAGAAGCGTATGGCCACTGAAGTTTCTGCTGATGCTCTGGGTGAAGAATGGAAG GGTTATGTGGTCCGCATCAGTGGTGGGAATGACAAACAAGGATTCCCCATGAAGCAGGGTGTTTTGGCTCATGGACGGGTCCGCCTGCTGCTCAGTAAGGGCCATTCTTGCTATCGTCCTagaagaactggagaaagaaaacgTAAATCTGTTAGGGGCTGTATTGTGGATGCAAATCTGAGTGTCCTCAATTTGGTTATCGTGAAGAAAG GTGAGAAAGATATACCAGGACTGACAGATACAACTGTGCCTCGGCGCCTGGGGCCCAAAAGAGCTAGCAGAATCCGCAAACTTTTCAATTTGTCCAAAGAAGATGATGTCCGGCAGTATGTTGTGAGAAAGCCTCTCAACAAGGAAG GTAAGAAACCAAGGACTAAGGCTCCTAAAATTCAGCGTCTGGTGACTCCCCGTGTTTTGCAGCACAAACGTAGACGCATTGCTTTGAAGAAGCAACGTACCcagaagaataaggaagaagcAGCTGAATATGCCAAGCTTTTGGCCAAGAGAATGAAG GAGGCTAAAGAAAAACGACAGGAACAGATCGCTAAGAGACGTCGACTGTCTTCCCTGAGAGCCTCCACCTCAAAGTCTGAGTCcagtcaaaaataa